The following are encoded together in the Sphaerodactylus townsendi isolate TG3544 linkage group LG14, MPM_Stown_v2.3, whole genome shotgun sequence genome:
- the DTD1 gene encoding D-aminoacyl-tRNA deacylase 1, with protein sequence MKAIVQRVTRASVTVGGEQISSIGRGLCVLLGLSVEDTQKELEHIVRKILNLRVFEDESGKQWSKSVMDQQYEVLCVSQFTLHCILKGNKPDYHMAMPTEQAETFYNSFLEHLRKAYKPEFVKDGKFGAYMQVHIQNDGPVTIELESPLAPIDSKQMFCY encoded by the exons TTGGCGGAGAACAAATAAGCTCGATTGGACGAGGCCTTTGTGTGCTGCTGGGTCTGTCTGTGGAGGACACGCAAAAAGAACTTGAACATAT CGTTCGAAAGATATTAAACCTCCGCGTGTTTGAAGATGAGAGTGGGAAGCAGTGGTCTAAAAGTGTGATGGACCAGCAGTATGAGGTGCTCTGTGTCAGCCAGTTCACTCTGCACTGCATTCTCAAAGGAAACAAGCCCGATTATCACATGGCCATGCCAACCGAGCAAGCAGAGACCTTCTACAACAGCTTCTTGGAGCACCTCCGCAAAGCATACAAGCCAGAGTTCGTTAAAG ATGGCAAATTTGGTGCATACATGCAGGTACATATCCAGAATGATGGGCCTGTGACCATAGAACTAGAGTCTCCTTTGGCTCCGATTGATTCTAAGCAG ATGTTTTGTTACTAA
- the LOC125443342 gene encoding basic proline-rich protein-like, translating to PPPPPTPPPPHPPPPPPPPPPTPPPPHPPPPPPPPPPTPPPPHPPPPPPPPPPTPPPPHPPPPPPPPPPTPPPPHPPPPPPPPPPTPPPPHPPPPPPPPPPTPPPPHPPPPPPPPPPTPPPPHPPPPPPPPPPTPPPPHPPPPPPPPPPTPPPPHPPPPPPPPPPTPPPPHPPPPPPPPPPTPPPPHPPPPPPPPPPTPPPPHPPPPPPPPPPTPPPPHPPPPPPPPPPTPPPPHPPPPPPPPPPTPPPPHPPPPPPPPPPTPPPPHPPPPPPPPPPTPPPPHPPPPPPPPPPTPPPPHPPPPPPPPPPTPPPPHPPPPPPPPPPTPPPPHPPPPPPPPPPRMNSRRTRTGPSGKEKARENSPFAGGERSHPTTEGELVKNGAVENQSGEEVMVPSFREVKEEEDKRRSLHMRRAAEVLQRGVSAAAERGSRMAKAAEWDAQAIKGPNVKTLMVWSSQECLGESGRAGPLRAFKGLLSETRGRSKAEQNGEAGKSGCLGTGTEGQLMPFYRGMFPA from the exons cccccccccccccccacccccccccccccccacccccccccccccccacccccccccccccccacccccccccccccccacccccccccccccccacccccccccccccccacccccccccccccccacccccccccccccccacccccccccccccccacccccccccccccccacccccccccccccccacccccccccccccccacccccccccccccccacccccccccccccccacccccccccccccccacccccccccccccccacccccccccccccccacccccccccccccccacccccccccccccccacccccccccccccccacccccccccccccccacccccccccccccccacccccccccccccccacccccccccccccccacccccccccccccccacccccccccccccccacccccccccccccccacccccccccccccccacccccccccccccccacccccccccccccccacccccccccccccccacccccccccccccccacccccccccccccccacccccccccccccccacccccccccccccccacccccccccccccccacccccccccccccccacccccccccccccccacccccccccccccccacccccccccccccccacccccccccccccccacccccccccccccccacccccccccccccccacccccccccccccccacccccccccccccccacccccccccccccccacccccccccccccccacccccccccccccccacccccccccccccccacccccccccccccccacccccccccccccccacccccccccccccccacccccccccccccccacccccccccccccccacccccccccccccccacccccccccccccccacccccccccccccccacccccccccccccccacccccccccccccccacccccccccccccccacccccccccccccccacccccccccccccccaccccccccccccccc aGAATGAATAGCAGGAGAACAAGAACAGGTCCATCCGGGAAGGAGAAGGCAAGGGAAAACTCTCCATTtgcagggggggaaaggagcCATCCGACCACAGAAGGAGAACTAGTGAAGAATGGAGCCGTGGAAAACCAAAGTGGAGAGGAAGTCATGGTCCCCAGCTTCAGAGAGgtcaaggaggaagaggacaaaCGCAGAAGCCTTCACATGAGAAGAGCCGCCGAAGTTCTACAAAGGGGAGTTTCAGCAGCAGCGGAAAGAGGGAGCCGGATGGCGAAGGCTGCAGAATGGG ATGCTCAGGCCATTAAGGGACCAAATGTCAAGACCTTGATGGTGTGGTCTTCTCAGGAGTGTCTGGGGGAAAGCGGGCGAG CGGGGCCTCTGAGGGCCTTCAAAGGACTCTTATCTGAAACACGTGGCAGGAGCAAAGCTGAGCAGAACGGTGAGGCTGGGAAGAGTGGTTGCCTGGGAACGGGGACGGAGGGGCAGCTGATGCCTTTTTACAGAGGGATGTTTCCAGCCTAA